The Collibacillus ludicampi region GGACTGTGAATAAGTTCTTTATAGTTTTCAAGGCCGACGAATGTTTTCTCCGGACTGACAAGGTCCCATGAAGTGAAACTTAAGTAAAACATGTAAAAAATCGGGTAGATAAAAAACATCGCTAAGATCACAAGGGCCGGAGCGGTATAGAGATAAGGAGAAAGCCGTCGGATCACAGTACCGCACGCTCCTCTTTTCCCGCATTTGTTTCCTTTCGGACAGGAATGCAGCTTCCTTCCGCGTCAAAAAAGTAAAGGCTGTCATAGGGAAGTTCCACCCGGATCTGGTTGCTCAAGAATACGTTGTCTCCGTAACTTTTCACGCTCAGACGTCCCAGTTGAGTATCCACGTAATAAAGGGTTTCCGCTCCCAACATCTCATGTGCGACAATCGTTCCTTCACAAGTAAACACGCGTTCCTTGGGAACAGGCTCTCCCTTTTGCTGAAGTTGTATTTTTTCTGGACGGATGCCTATAGCATGCACGGAAGAAAGTTCAGTCTTGATGAAGTCAGCCGGAAGTTTGACCGTTTGATCACCGATCACCAGTTTTCCGTCCAGCCACCGGACAGACACGATATTCATCGGGGGCGTACCGATGAATGTAGCGACAAAGCGATTGGCGGGTTGATGGTAGACTTCCATGGGACTGGCCGCCTGTTGGACTTTTCCGTGATTCATGATGATAATCTGGTCTCCCATCGACATGGCTTCCACTTGATCGTGGGTGACGTATATAAATGTGGCCCCCAATTTTTTATGAAGTTCCATGAGCTCGACCCGCATTTGTTGACGTAACTGCGCATCCAGATTGGAAAGAGGTTCGTCCATGAGGAACACTTTCGGTTTCTTTACCATGGCGCGGGCCAGTGCCACCCTCTGTCGTTGCCCGCCGGACAATTCCCCTGGCTTGCGGTTCAAGTATTCCCGTAGCCCCACCACTTCCGCCACTTCTGCGATCAGTCGCTCACGTTCCGGTTTAGGAACCTTTCGATTCTTGAGACCGAATTCGATGTTTTCTTTGACTGTCATCGTGGGATAAAGGGCATAATTTTGAAAAACCATGGCGATATCCCGCTTGCCCGGTTCCACCTGATTGACTTTTTCTTCGCCGATATAAATGTCACCGCTTGTCGGGTGCTCGAGTCCCGCGATCATCCGCAAGGTCGTCGATTTCCCGCAGCCGGACGGACCGACCAGTACCGTAAAAGATCCAGAAGGGATCGTGACATTCAAATCTTCAATCACCGGGTTCCCGTTAAATGTTTTTGTAATCTGCCGAAGCAATACTTGCGACATGGTTTTACACCTTCCTAACATGGTTTCTCCTGAAGGCAAAGATGCATACTTTCCTCTTTGCACAACACACGTGACCCAATAACGATATATGATTGTTCTCTTAACAAAAAAACCTATAGCAAGATATCCGGAGCCATATCGATGTGTTACGGCTCGTCTCGCTACAGGTTTCTCCAAGTCTCCAACCCTTGTCTTCAACATATTCACTTTTCACTTAAAAGCATACAAGTTGGTTATTAATGTTTAATAAACAAATTGCGTAGTTTATGTAAAGAAAACAAGGCATCCGTTGACGAATCCTTGTCCCAAACTGGCATCCACATCGATGGTGATACAGTCACTATTGCTGCGGCTCTTTCAGAAAAACGACCCATACCGGTCTCTAACGGTATGGGTCGTTTTCATATGATTTAAAATTCCTTTCGGCCGACGCAATCTAACCTACGGTTACCAGGCTAAATTTCTCACTCAGCTTCGCGAGCATATCCTGTGTCATTTTCTTCAAATCGTATTCCGCTTTAAAGCCCCATTCCTCTTTAGCTGCTGTTACGTCAAGGGAATTGGGCCAACTCTCGGCAATCGCTTGCCTTACAGGATCTACGTTATAATCCATTTGAAACTCCGGAATATGCTTTCTGATTTCCGAAGCGATATCCTCCGGTTCCACACTCATGGCCGTCACGTTAAATGAATTTCGATGCTTAAGTCTTGAAGCATCGGCTTCCATGAGCATAATGATCGCATGCAATGCATCTGGCATATACATCATATCCATATAAGTCCCTTTCGCGATATACGATGTATATCTGCCTTTCTGTACAGCTTCATAATAAATCTCGACCGCGTAATCTGTCGTCCCTCCCCCTGGAGGCGTAACGTAAGAGATCAGTCCAGGAAAACGAAGTCCTCGCGTATCCACACCATATTTATAGTAATAATAGTCACAAAGCAATTCACCTGATACTTTATTTATACCGTACATGGTTGTCGGTCTTTGTATCGTATCTTGCGGTGTATGATCTTTTGGAGTAGTCGGACCGAACGCCCCTATGGAACTTGGCGTGAAAAATTGACACCGAAGTTCTCTTGCGACTTCAAGGGCGTTCATGAGCCCTCCCATATTCAAATTCCAGGCCAGAAGCGGCTTTGCTTCCGCGGTCGCTGACAATAACGCAGCCAAATGAATGATCGTATCCACACGATATTTTTTAGCGATTTCAAACATCGCCTTCGCATCCATGACATCCAAGATTTCAAATGGCCCCGATTGTACAAGTTCGCTTTCGTTTTTTCTGATATCTGATGCAATCACATGTTCAGAGCCATAGATATCTCTCATTTTCATGACAAGCTCCGAACCGATTTGACCCAATGCTCCAGTAACCAAAATTTTCTTCATGAGAATGCCTCCCAAAACGGTACCCCATCAATCGATGTTTTACCTTTTAAATAACCCCCAGCTCTTTCCCCACTTTTTCATAAATGGATAATGCCCGATCCAACATCTCTTTGGTATGCGCCGCTGTCGGCATATTTCGAACCCTCCCCGTTCCCCTTGGTACGGTTGGGAATACAATCGCTTTCGCATACACGCCTTCTTCATATAGTCTTTTGCTGAATTCTTGGGTTTTAATTTCATCCCCTATAATGCATGGAGTAATCGGTGTTTGACTTTCTCCAATATCAAACCCCAGCGCCTTGAGACCTCTCTTTAAATAATTTCCGTTATCCCACAATCTATCCTGTAACTCCGTACTGTTCAAAAGTATATCGATCGCTTCAATGCAAGCAGCAACAGCTGCAGGCGGCAAAGAAGTGGAAAACAGAAAAGGTCTGCTTCTAACCTTCAGCCAGTCGATTAGATCTTTTTTCCCGGCAACATACCCGCCAACAACGCCAATCGCTTTGGAAAGAGTCCCGATTTGAAAATCAATCTTATCGGACAGGCCGAAATGTTTTACGGTTCCCGCCCCGTTACCTAATACACCGGAACCGTGCGCATCATCCACATACGTGATCAGGTCAAATTCTTCGGCGATTTCCACAATCTCAGGGAGCTTGGCGATATCTCCATCCATGGAGAACACTCCATCCGTGATCACCATGATTTTCTTATACAGTCCGGATTCTTTCGCTTCTTTCGCCTTGTTTCTTAAATCCTCCATATCTGAATGTTTGTATCGGATGATTTTAGCTTTTGACAATCTGCATCCGTCGATAATGGAAGCGTGGTTCAATTCATCGGACAGTATGGCATCATCCTTATCCATCACGGCTGATATGGCACCCATATTGCAATTGAAACCGGATTGATAAACGATAGCAGCTTCGGTATGCTTAAACTCCGCCAGCTTTTCTTCAAGTTTCACATGGATATCTAACGTCCCGTTAATCGTCCTTACCGCTCCTGAGCCTGCCCCATATTTTTTCGTAGCCTCGATCGCTGCATCAATCAACCTTTGATCGGTTGCCAAACCCAAGTAGTTATTGGACGATAAGTTAATCAACTCTTTCCCCGCAATTTTTATCATCGGTCCGTTAGCACTTTCTAACGGGTCGATTACATTATAGAGACCTTTTCCTTTTAAATCCTCCAAATGTTCTTTCAAGAAATTCTCCAATACTTTACTGGACACCAAGGATCCCTCCCAAGGTTACTATGTATTCTCATTTATTCTTTACTCATGTTGTAATTCTCAAACAAACAAATGTACACTGTATAAATACATTTAAACGCAGTGAAAATCTTTTTGTATCAACGATCTTCATTATAATATTAACACACTTCAAACAAAATGTACACATATAGAGGACAAATTATTCGTCTATTTTCAAATGCATAAAAACCCCCCGGGAATCCCGGGAGGTTCTAATGAAACATCTTCTGTACCAACTGCTGAAATGCATGGAACACTTGCTTGAAAAACTCGACGATCGCATTCGTCTCTTGCGGATGATCTTTTGCATATTGTCCGAGGGTCTGTCCGATATCTTTGATTTGGTTGCCTAAGGCTGACCAGTCGATGTGCAAGGAGTTAAGTTTTTTCAAGAGATCGATGAGAGATTGAACTTGCTCAGGAGTCAATTGAATCCCCATCTGCTGTGCAATCTGTTCGATGATCTTCCGATAATCGGCATCCGTTTGCGGATTGGATTTCTGAATTTCCTCTTTGAGCCTGCGGACAAAATCGGCGGCCAATTGTTGATTCCCAAGTTCTTTTCCTAGCTCAGACGTTTTTTGTACCTCGTCACCCGCCGCTTGAACACGGTTTTCATTCAGTTTGTTTCCGGTTGCCGATTCAAACGCTTTAAAAATCCCCGTAAGAGCAGCCGTTCCTGTCACAGGCTCGGGGGCCGTCACATAAATGTCCGCATCTTGCACCCCAGCTGTTAACAGAGCATTTTCGTACATTTCGCCGCTAACCTGGATGATATTGGGACTCTTCGTGACTGAAATCCCTTCCCCTTTATTTTTTATCGTAATTAAACAAGAAGAAAGCTCACGTCCCGTTAATTTAGTGTCCGGAAAATAGTGGACTTCATCCTGATAAGAGACGACGATCATTGTATCCTTGTCCGAATGTTTAAATTCCGTTAAAATCGATGCTTTTTCTTGCGGGGTTAAATCCGCTCCCAAAGTAATGATTCGGTTACCGGGCTGCGCGTCAGCAAAAGCTGTTTGTGCTGGCAGGGTCAAAAGGAGCAAGGTTATTGCTATTTTTCTCATTGCAATCTCTCCCGTTCTCCTGTTGAGTCGGTATTGTATCCTCCACCATTATTATTAAAGATCTATTTTTTCGCAAGAGCGAGAGAGAATGCAGTGTTTTACACGCATGATAACGCTTCCAAATTTGTCATTTCTATTTTCCCGTCAGAGAAGAAAAAAGAAAGCCGCCCCACCGATTGCAGTATGAATATCACCGTCAACATCTCCCACTCTGTTTCCATCGCGATCTCGAATGATTTTCCCATCGATTTGAGCTACTTTGTTTTTGCTCATGTCTCGAATCGAACGACCATCTACTTCTCCCACCGTAATTCCCTCAAAATTTTTTATGAAACTCCCTTCTATTTTACCGATGATCTTCCCATGGATATCTTTAATGAAGTGACCTTCAACAAATGCGATAGGATCTCCCGATACATTACGTATGCACCCCATCGTGAATCCCCTCCGTTTTGATTCATGACAAATCAGTATTAGGATATGTATGAGTTTTCCGTTTAGAATCTAATACTTGTCCTATGAATCTCACTTCTCTGGGAATGGACATCGGGGCCATCATTAGCCCCTTTAGGTGCATTATTTTGATCGCAATTTGGAATTGACAGTCATTTCTTTATGGTTGGTCGGTATTCTCCATCAGTTACAGAAACCGGAGATAGGTTTTCGCATCGTTTCTATTTGCTATGTTCACCTTCGGACGGAATGTCGGCTTCTTGAAACATCCTTTTCATGGATTCTTTTTGATGGCTATTATACTGGGCAGGTTTGTAACGCCTTTGTTTCTTCCTGTATGCATTGAGGCTTACAACTTTGCTTTTTTTCTTTTTCTTTTTCAAAAACCGCTTTCTGACCTCATGTATCTTCCTTTTCAAATGGTTATGGATCCGGTCTTTCGCGAGTAGGTAGGCCGATAACAGGACGCCGATAGAAATCCAAAGCATAAGATCACCCCAGTTTTACAGTTACGTCCCCATAACAATCAAAAAACGTTGTTGCGACATACGCGTTGATTCGTCGCCTCTGCTCAACCACCAAACCTTTGTAAGTACATATTATAAATCAAAAATTCTAAATATACTATAAAAGAGAGAAAAAAGATTGACATATCTAAAATATTTGGAATCCAGAGTATGAGTGCTTGGGTGGATGTATCGCTTTGCGCTTAGGTTCGATGAAAGTCGAACGGGCATATGCTTTGCGCTCATGCTCCGTGAAGGTCGTCATTGCGGGCATATACTTGGCGTTCATGCTCCGTGGAGGTCGTCTCGCTTGGAATATGCTTAGTTGTTGCGAGACGACCTCCAAAGTCGCTGTTTCACGCCGAGTATATGCCCCTTTAACGTTCCAAAGGAACCGAGACGACCTTCAAAGTCACTATTACGCGCAAAGCATTTGCCCTATTAACGGTTTAAAGGAAGCGGAACGACCTTCAACTCACCTCTGCGCTGCAAAGCGACACAACCCACCCAAAAGACACTCCGTTGCATTAGGAACCTTAAAATCTCTTTAACGGTTTAATCCGGATTTGAATGAACAGAGACCTAATCCTCAAAGTAGTAGTTAAAAGTGATCGGAAACTCTTCGGCGTTACCGGATTCAAAATGAATTTCACCCCGGATGCCTTTCAAATCTCCGGTTCCGGAACCAGGAACGACCGTACGCTTTGATGTGAGAATTCCATTTTCGAATTTTCCAAGATGCTCCAATATGAAGCTCCCTGATTTATCGCCAACATGCCCGGTAATGCGTTCCAAGCCGTAGACAGTGGCAGATGCTTCCGAAAAATAGGATTTCAACTCTTCTAACACACCTTCGCCCTGAAGCTCCCCTTGATACAATGAAACAAAACTTCCCTTTGTGAGCTTTGGACCTCCATCGATTTCACTAAAAGGTATTTCGTTCCCATATTTTATTTTGAGGATTGAATTCGCTTGTGATTTCATAATTTCATAAAACCTCCAAAAGCATTTTTACGGTGTATTATACACCACCTTAGCAATTGACAACCGATTTTGATAAATAACAAAACGCCCGAAAAAACGGGCGTTTTCAGATTGAGCTTTCACGTGCTCTTCAAAAGTTAAAACATGCGCTTGACCGCGGAGATATGTCTATACCAATAGGATCCTGGTTTTAAAGGAAGATAAGAGCATTTTCCTGTTCCGCCACCCATTTGAATCATTTGACCATTCCCCATATAAATGCCGACATGTCCTCCATTGTTGAAGCAAACCAAATCGCCTTCTTGCATTTGACTTACTGGGACCGGCACCCCAACCCGTTGATACTGCATCCGACTGGACGTTGTAAACAGATACCCAAGAGCATGGTGATACACATATTCCACATAGTTTGAACAGTCGAACCCTACTTGTCCTCTATCCTCGTTATGTCCCCATACATATCTTTCTCCTAGCTTCGATTCTCCGACTTGACGCAATGCGGCTACTTTGTCTGCGTGACTGGCGTTTATAGGTGCTAGAGGTGTAATGTTTGGATCGATTCGAACGCCCCTTGGCGGTATCTGAATACCAGATGTTTGCATTGTGTTAGGACTAGGTACAGTGTTCTCCGTAATAGGACTCGGTGTGCCTTCATTTCGATCCGTTTGAGCTGGGACGGACAGCAAGGTGTTGTCTCCGCTCTTTACCGTAATTTTTTCGGCTCTTGTATTGGGATGAATATACTGCAGAAAATCGCGAAGTGCGTCAGTGTCTCTCATGTTGATTACATACTCGTTGCCAGCTCTTTTCACATCAGACTCTGAGATCGGCTTTGTACGCAAAATAATCTCGTTTCCATTTACCACATACTCTGTGCTCTCCACTTTGACGAGGTTTGTTCCCTTTTGCATTTCCTGACTCTGTGTTTTCGGTGGCGTCTGCTGTTTCGGTTCTCCCAACCGAACCCCTTGACAACCCGTGACTGTAAATAAACATAAGAAAATAATGGGCCATTTACGCATACATATCCTCCTTCTACGGCTTCTAGGTATACATTGGCCCATTACTCCAATTTTATACACCACAGTTTAAACCAACATCATATGAAGAATATGAATGAGATTGTATGATAGTCAGATTCTATAGTAGATACATTCAATTGATACATATGAGATGAGTATCCCTCTACGTTTGTTCTACTAATTTGTGAAATTTTTGTGTAATACAAATTATATCATTTTTCAACAAATTTCTTGAGTATAATTGTATATAGGAGTCTCAATTTGTCATATGGAAGGTGATCGTGATGATGTATAAAGTCGGACAGTGGAGACGCCTCACGATGCAAGAGCGATACCTCATTTTGTGCGGTATTGTTGCCCTTCAACAAAAGAAGAAACAAATGGCGCTGAAATATTAATCATCTTGCTTTCAGTTGATCCCTTTGATGGTGTCATATATAGATGTGTGAGTCCATAACAAAAGGGGTTCCTTGTTACAAGGAGCCCCTTTTTGATTGATTTAACATAAGCAGGTATCTTTAGTAAAATAAAAGATAACGATCATTTCATTCCGAGCTCCAATGAGCTCTCCATGATCACCTCATCACTTTGAAGGAAGGATGTTTTCGCTTGTTTTACTTCACCACTGCTTTATACAGTGAAGCGAAACCATTGATCGACTACTTTCAACTAAAGAAACTCCATTCATCGACACGCTTTCAAATCTTTGCTAACGAGAAGATCACACTTATCATCACAGGTGTAGGGATATTTTCTGCTTCGATTGCAACCGCGCATCTACTTACTTTAAACCGTGTGAAAGATGAGGATATTTTCATCAATATAGGGATTTGCGGAACGGCACACGACCATTTCCAAATCGGTCAACCCCTTCTTTGTCATACGATCATTCATCACGATACGAATCAAACTTTTTATCCTGACATTCTCATCAAACATAATCTGAAGGAATGCGCGCTGGAAACATTTTCACAACCTGTTCACCTCGATATGAAAACATGTATCACAGGTGATGTTGTTGATATGGAAGGAGCCGCATGCTTCGCTGCAGCCTCGACCTTCCTTGCTCCCCATCAAATCTATGTTTTAAAAATCGTTTCCGATTTTTTAGATGAAGCGCAGATAACACCACAATCGGTTTCTTCTTTAATAAAAGACAACATACCGGCACTCGAACGACTGATGCGAGCAAGTCACGGGATCGTAGCGGGAAACAAGGAAATCTTGATGGAAGAGGATTATCTCCTGTTGCAACAGATTCG contains the following coding sequences:
- a CDS encoding ABC transporter ATP-binding protein — encoded protein: MSQVLLRQITKTFNGNPVIEDLNVTIPSGSFTVLVGPSGCGKSTTLRMIAGLEHPTSGDIYIGEEKVNQVEPGKRDIAMVFQNYALYPTMTVKENIEFGLKNRKVPKPERERLIAEVAEVVGLREYLNRKPGELSGGQRQRVALARAMVKKPKVFLMDEPLSNLDAQLRQQMRVELMELHKKLGATFIYVTHDQVEAMSMGDQIIIMNHGKVQQAASPMEVYHQPANRFVATFIGTPPMNIVSVRWLDGKLVIGDQTVKLPADFIKTELSSVHAIGIRPEKIQLQQKGEPVPKERVFTCEGTIVAHEMLGAETLYYVDTQLGRLSVKSYGDNVFLSNQIRVELPYDSLYFFDAEGSCIPVRKETNAGKEERAVL
- a CDS encoding L-threonine 3-dehydrogenase gives rise to the protein MKKILVTGALGQIGSELVMKMRDIYGSEHVIASDIRKNESELVQSGPFEILDVMDAKAMFEIAKKYRVDTIIHLAALLSATAEAKPLLAWNLNMGGLMNALEVARELRCQFFTPSSIGAFGPTTPKDHTPQDTIQRPTTMYGINKVSGELLCDYYYYKYGVDTRGLRFPGLISYVTPPGGGTTDYAVEIYYEAVQKGRYTSYIAKGTYMDMMYMPDALHAIIMLMEADASRLKHRNSFNVTAMSVEPEDIASEIRKHIPEFQMDYNVDPVRQAIAESWPNSLDVTAAKEEWGFKAEYDLKKMTQDMLAKLSEKFSLVTVG
- a CDS encoding glycine C-acetyltransferase, which translates into the protein MSSKVLENFLKEHLEDLKGKGLYNVIDPLESANGPMIKIAGKELINLSSNNYLGLATDQRLIDAAIEATKKYGAGSGAVRTINGTLDIHVKLEEKLAEFKHTEAAIVYQSGFNCNMGAISAVMDKDDAILSDELNHASIIDGCRLSKAKIIRYKHSDMEDLRNKAKEAKESGLYKKIMVITDGVFSMDGDIAKLPEIVEIAEEFDLITYVDDAHGSGVLGNGAGTVKHFGLSDKIDFQIGTLSKAIGVVGGYVAGKKDLIDWLKVRSRPFLFSTSLPPAAVAACIEAIDILLNSTELQDRLWDNGNYLKRGLKALGFDIGESQTPITPCIIGDEIKTQEFSKRLYEEGVYAKAIVFPTVPRGTGRVRNMPTAAHTKEMLDRALSIYEKVGKELGVI
- a CDS encoding DUF1002 domain-containing protein; translated protein: MRKIAITLLLLTLPAQTAFADAQPGNRIITLGADLTPQEKASILTEFKHSDKDTMIVVSYQDEVHYFPDTKLTGRELSSCLITIKNKGEGISVTKSPNIIQVSGEMYENALLTAGVQDADIYVTAPEPVTGTAALTGIFKAFESATGNKLNENRVQAAGDEVQKTSELGKELGNQQLAADFVRRLKEEIQKSNPQTDADYRKIIEQIAQQMGIQLTPEQVQSLIDLLKKLNSLHIDWSALGNQIKDIGQTLGQYAKDHPQETNAIVEFFKQVFHAFQQLVQKMFH
- a CDS encoding 5-fold beta-flower protein, translated to MGCIRNVSGDPIAFVEGHFIKDIHGKIIGKIEGSFIKNFEGITVGEVDGRSIRDMSKNKVAQIDGKIIRDRDGNRVGDVDGDIHTAIGGAAFFFLL
- a CDS encoding DUF3224 domain-containing protein, coding for MKSQANSILKIKYGNEIPFSEIDGGPKLTKGSFVSLYQGELQGEGVLEELKSYFSEASATVYGLERITGHVGDKSGSFILEHLGKFENGILTSKRTVVPGSGTGDLKGIRGEIHFESGNAEEFPITFNYYFED
- a CDS encoding C40 family peptidase, translated to MRKWPIIFLCLFTVTGCQGVRLGEPKQQTPPKTQSQEMQKGTNLVKVESTEYVVNGNEIILRTKPISESDVKRAGNEYVINMRDTDALRDFLQYIHPNTRAEKITVKSGDNTLLSVPAQTDRNEGTPSPITENTVPSPNTMQTSGIQIPPRGVRIDPNITPLAPINASHADKVAALRQVGESKLGERYVWGHNEDRGQVGFDCSNYVEYVYHHALGYLFTTSSRMQYQRVGVPVPVSQMQEGDLVCFNNGGHVGIYMGNGQMIQMGGGTGKCSYLPLKPGSYWYRHISAVKRMF
- a CDS encoding 5'-methylthioadenosine/S-adenosylhomocysteine nucleosidase family protein, with amino-acid sequence MFYFTTALYSEAKPLIDYFQLKKLHSSTRFQIFANEKITLIITGVGIFSASIATAHLLTLNRVKDEDIFINIGICGTAHDHFQIGQPLLCHTIIHHDTNQTFYPDILIKHNLKECALETFSQPVHLDMKTCITGDVVDMEGAACFAAASTFLAPHQIYVLKIVSDFLDEAQITPQSVSSLIKDNIPALERLMRASHGIVAGNKEILMEEDYLLLQQIRDQLHLSVTLYHQLMQLAIQYKIRTRQDLSCLRAFLSVHAESKHEGKMAFAKIKRQLLYE